Genomic DNA from Methanofollis sp. W23:
TCGTGCAGGGGATCACGGGCTGGATCGGCGCGGCAGGTGTCGACCCCGTGGCCAGTGTGGGCCCGGAGAGCGAGGCAGCCGCCTGGTTTAACGAGTGGACCGCTTCACTCACAGATGCTGCCACGACATTCGCCGCACAGGTTCCGACCCTGGTCCTGGACTTCATCGTCTTCTTCCTGGCCCTGTACATGTTCATCTACCGCGGCGCCGCGGTCGCCGCCGAACTGACGGCCGCGCTCCCGTCCCGCCTGCGGGCGGCGGTGGAGCGGATGACCAGGGCCTCGGTCGACACCCTCTATGCGATCTATATCGTGCATGTGGCGACGTCGGTGATCACTTTCTTCCTGGCCATCCCCTTCTTCTGGGTGCTTGGCTATGATCATGTCATCTTCTTTGCGGTGATGGCCGGGATCTTCCAGCTCATCCCGATCATCGGGCCTTCGGTGATCATGCTCATCGTGGGGGCCTTCGCCCTCTCGCAGGGCGATCTCAGGGGGGCGGCCCTTGCCGCTTTCGTCGGCTACCCGCTCGTATGCGCCCTCCCTGACATCTATTTCCGTCCGCTCATGATGGGGCGGCGGGCGAGGATCCACCCGGTGATCATGTGGATCGGGTTCTTCGGCGGCCTGGTAGTGATGGGGTTGGTCGGGTTCATCCTGGGACCGGTCCTTGTGGTGCTCGCGATCACGGCCTATCATATTCTGGTGGAGGAACTGGAGGGGGCGAAGGAGACGGCAAAGGGGTGAAGGAGAGGGGGGGTACGACTCGCCCTCGAATACGACTGAATCAGTCCCCATTTCACGGGCTGAGGATCTGATCAGGGCCTGTCCTGGGCTTCGTTCCAGATTTGCCCATAGTAGCCTTATTTCATCCAACGCAGTGAGAAA
This window encodes:
- a CDS encoding AI-2E family transporter, producing MYISMTYHLSPPDRLTLVLVFAVFLTATVAFWDLLWVVVLALSLAVVVLPLQRRLVRWGIPEGVAALAVTVIVFLALTGAVGFTAAVLAQNADFLAEIVQGITGWIGAAGVDPVASVGPESEAAAWFNEWTASLTDAATTFAAQVPTLVLDFIVFFLALYMFIYRGAAVAAELTAALPSRLRAAVERMTRASVDTLYAIYIVHVATSVITFFLAIPFFWVLGYDHVIFFAVMAGIFQLIPIIGPSVIMLIVGAFALSQGDLRGAALAAFVGYPLVCALPDIYFRPLMMGRRARIHPVIMWIGFFGGLVVMGLVGFILGPVLVVLAITAYHILVEELEGAKETAKG